In Oryzihumus leptocrescens, the following are encoded in one genomic region:
- the fabF gene encoding beta-ketoacyl-ACP synthase II, with the protein MTPNPERRVVVTGLGATTPLGGTATETWDAILAGRSGARTMPYDWVAQYELPVTFAATIKTPPEEVLAKVEVRRLDPSAQYALIASREAWADAGSPEVDPERLGVAMGSGIGGVWTLLSQWDTLKEKGPRRVFPLAVPMLMPNGPAAAVSLELGARAGAHTPVSACASGAEAMGFALEMIRSGRADVVVAGGTEAAVHALPIAGFAAMQALSTRNDDPERASRPYDTGRDGFVLGEGAGVIVLESEEHAKARGARIYAELGSVGMSADAHHIAAPEPNGAGASRAMREAVERAGLSPKDIVHINAHATSTPVGDVAESNAIRRAFGDDADGMPVSATKSMTGHLLGAAGALENVLTILAVHHRLAPATINLDDFDPEIQLDVIHGEHRKLPQGDIAALNNSFGFGGHNVALTVKSI; encoded by the coding sequence ATGACCCCGAACCCCGAACGGCGCGTCGTTGTCACCGGGCTCGGCGCGACCACTCCCCTCGGCGGCACTGCCACCGAGACCTGGGACGCGATCCTCGCCGGGCGCTCGGGCGCGCGCACGATGCCCTACGACTGGGTGGCCCAGTACGAGCTGCCGGTGACCTTCGCGGCCACCATCAAGACCCCGCCGGAGGAGGTCCTGGCCAAGGTCGAGGTGCGCCGGCTGGACCCGTCCGCGCAGTACGCCCTGATCGCCTCCCGTGAGGCGTGGGCCGACGCCGGCTCCCCCGAGGTCGACCCGGAGCGTCTCGGCGTGGCCATGGGCTCGGGCATCGGTGGCGTGTGGACCCTCCTGTCCCAGTGGGACACGTTGAAGGAGAAGGGCCCCCGCCGGGTGTTCCCGCTCGCGGTCCCGATGCTGATGCCCAACGGTCCCGCGGCCGCGGTGTCGCTGGAGCTCGGCGCCCGCGCCGGCGCGCACACCCCGGTCAGCGCCTGCGCCTCCGGCGCCGAGGCCATGGGCTTCGCCCTCGAGATGATCCGCTCCGGCCGCGCCGACGTGGTCGTCGCCGGCGGCACCGAGGCGGCCGTCCACGCGCTGCCGATCGCCGGGTTCGCCGCCATGCAGGCCCTGTCGACCCGCAACGACGACCCCGAGCGCGCCTCGCGCCCCTACGACACCGGCCGCGACGGCTTCGTCCTCGGTGAGGGCGCCGGCGTGATCGTGCTCGAGAGCGAGGAGCACGCAAAGGCCCGCGGCGCCCGCATCTACGCCGAGCTCGGCTCGGTCGGGATGTCCGCCGACGCCCACCACATCGCCGCCCCGGAGCCCAACGGCGCCGGCGCCTCGCGCGCCATGCGCGAGGCGGTCGAGCGGGCGGGCCTGAGCCCCAAGGACATCGTCCACATCAACGCGCACGCCACCTCCACCCCGGTGGGCGACGTCGCGGAGTCCAACGCGATCCGCCGCGCCTTCGGCGACGACGCGGACGGTATGCCGGTCAGCGCCACCAAGTCGATGACCGGTCACCTCCTCGGCGCCGCCGGCGCCCTGGAGAACGTCCTGACCATCCTGGCGGTCCACCACCGCCTGGCGCCGGCGACGATCAACCTCGACGACTTCGACCCGGAGATCCAGCTCGACGTCATCCACGGCGAGCACCGCAAGCTGCCGCAGGGCGACATCGCGGCGCTGAACAACTCCTTCGGGTTCGGCGGCCACAACGTCGCCCTGACCGTGAAGAGCATCTGA
- a CDS encoding acyl carrier protein produces MAQSEQEILDGLAEIVNEETGLPTESVELDKSFTDDLDIDSLSMMTIVVNAEEKFGVRIPDDEVKNLKTVKDAVSFIASAQG; encoded by the coding sequence ATGGCGCAGAGCGAGCAGGAGATCCTCGACGGCCTGGCCGAGATCGTCAACGAGGAGACCGGTCTGCCGACCGAGTCGGTCGAGCTCGACAAGTCCTTCACCGACGACCTCGACATCGACTCGCTGTCGATGATGACGATCGTCGTCAACGCCGAGGAGAAGTTCGGCGTGCGCATCCCGGACGACGAGGTCAAGAACCTCAAGACGGTGAAGGACGCCGTGTCCTTCATCGCCAGCGCCCAGGGCTGA
- a CDS encoding beta-ketoacyl-ACP synthase III, which translates to MTQPTHRGTLNPPAGAKHARIWGVGGYRPERVVTNEEVCTWIDSSDEWIRERSGIVSRRWAAPEESVVDMAEQAARKALAAAGINPSQVGAVILATVTHPYQTPAAAPILADRLGATPAAAFDISAACAGYCHGISLANDMVRGGSAEYVLVVGVEKLSDFTDKHDRGTAFIFGDGAGAAVVGPSDFPGIGPTVWGSDGAQWETISQRDPWTSVRDHDVDWPAIGMAGQSVFRWAVWSMAPVAQAALDKAGVSADDLDAFIPHQANMRIIDAMIKQLKLPAHIPVARDIAETGNTSAASIPLATERMLEQGEAPHGGLALQIGFGAGLVYAAQVVVLP; encoded by the coding sequence ATGACCCAGCCCACCCACCGCGGGACGCTGAACCCGCCCGCCGGCGCCAAGCACGCCCGCATCTGGGGCGTCGGCGGCTACCGCCCCGAGCGCGTGGTCACCAACGAGGAGGTCTGCACCTGGATCGACTCCTCCGACGAGTGGATCCGGGAGCGCTCCGGCATCGTCTCCCGGCGCTGGGCCGCCCCCGAGGAGTCGGTGGTCGACATGGCCGAGCAGGCCGCCCGCAAGGCGCTGGCCGCGGCGGGGATCAACCCCTCGCAGGTCGGGGCGGTGATCCTCGCGACCGTCACGCACCCCTACCAGACCCCGGCAGCGGCCCCCATCCTCGCCGACCGGCTCGGCGCCACCCCCGCGGCGGCGTTCGACATCTCAGCGGCCTGCGCCGGCTACTGCCACGGCATCTCCCTGGCCAACGACATGGTCCGCGGCGGCAGCGCCGAGTACGTCCTGGTCGTCGGCGTGGAGAAGCTGTCCGACTTCACCGACAAGCACGACCGCGGCACCGCGTTCATCTTCGGTGACGGCGCCGGCGCCGCGGTCGTCGGACCGTCGGACTTCCCCGGCATCGGCCCCACCGTCTGGGGCTCCGACGGCGCCCAGTGGGAGACCATCTCCCAGCGCGACCCGTGGACCAGCGTGCGCGACCACGACGTCGACTGGCCCGCCATCGGCATGGCCGGGCAGTCGGTCTTCCGCTGGGCGGTCTGGTCGATGGCCCCGGTGGCCCAGGCGGCGCTGGACAAGGCCGGCGTCAGCGCCGACGACCTCGACGCGTTCATCCCGCACCAGGCGAACATGCGGATCATCGACGCGATGATCAAGCAGCTCAAGCTGCCCGCCCACATCCCGGTGGCCCGCGACATCGCCGAGACCGGCAACACCTCGGCCGCCTCGATCCCGCTGGCCACCGAGCGGATGCTCGAGCAGGGCGAGGCGCCGCACGGCGGACTGGCCCTGCAGATCGGCTTCGGCGCAGGCCTGGTCTACGCCGCGCAGGTCGTGGTCCTGCCCTGA
- a CDS encoding acyltransferase domain-containing protein: MLVIVCPGQGSQTPGFLAPWLELPGFRDRMAWLSAVAGMDLVAHGTESDAETIKDTAVAQPLIVGAGLISLLALFEHPADGHRAVAAGAGHSVGEITAAAAAGVMTAEQAMVFVRERGRAMAAASAVTPTGMSAVLGGDPEDVAATLERHGLTAANNNGGGQLVAAGTLEQLEALKADPPAKARVIPLQVAGAFHTHHMAPAVDVLAGYARAISTHDPRTRLVSNAAGAVVHDGRQVLKRLVSQVSNPVRWDLCMETFKDIGVTGLIEIPPAGTLANLAKRGLPGVEVLALKTPDDLEAAHRMVREHAQPSEVADNPTWRLVIAPAKGTVTYTVTEAGTTVPAGSVVATVNTLRDSYSVTAPHGGRVIEWLVEDGDPVSPGQPLLRLHPTEA; encoded by the coding sequence GTGCTCGTCATCGTCTGCCCTGGACAGGGCTCCCAGACCCCCGGTTTCCTCGCGCCCTGGCTCGAGCTGCCCGGCTTCCGTGACCGCATGGCCTGGCTCTCGGCCGTCGCCGGCATGGACCTGGTCGCGCACGGCACCGAGTCCGACGCCGAGACCATCAAGGACACCGCGGTCGCGCAGCCGCTCATCGTCGGCGCCGGCCTGATCTCGCTGCTGGCACTCTTCGAGCACCCCGCCGACGGGCACCGCGCCGTCGCCGCCGGTGCCGGTCACTCGGTCGGTGAGATCACCGCCGCGGCCGCCGCCGGCGTCATGACCGCCGAGCAGGCCATGGTGTTCGTGCGCGAGCGCGGCCGGGCCATGGCCGCCGCCAGCGCCGTCACCCCGACCGGCATGAGCGCCGTCCTGGGCGGCGACCCCGAGGACGTGGCCGCGACCCTGGAGCGCCACGGCCTCACCGCGGCCAACAACAACGGCGGCGGCCAGCTCGTCGCCGCCGGCACCCTCGAGCAGCTCGAGGCGCTCAAGGCCGACCCGCCGGCCAAGGCCCGGGTCATCCCGCTGCAGGTCGCCGGCGCGTTCCACACCCACCACATGGCCCCCGCGGTCGACGTGCTCGCCGGCTACGCCCGCGCGATCTCCACGCACGACCCGCGCACCCGCCTGGTCTCCAACGCCGCCGGCGCCGTGGTCCACGACGGCCGCCAGGTGCTCAAGCGCCTCGTCAGCCAGGTGAGCAACCCGGTGCGCTGGGACCTGTGCATGGAGACGTTCAAGGACATCGGCGTGACCGGCCTGATCGAGATCCCGCCGGCCGGCACGCTGGCCAACCTGGCCAAGCGCGGGCTGCCGGGGGTCGAGGTGCTGGCGCTGAAGACGCCGGACGACCTCGAGGCCGCCCACCGGATGGTCCGCGAGCACGCCCAGCCCAGCGAGGTGGCCGACAACCCCACCTGGCGCCTGGTCATCGCCCCGGCCAAGGGCACCGTCACCTACACCGTCACCGAGGCCGGCACCACCGTGCCCGCCGGGTCCGTCGTCGCCACGGTCAACACTCTGCGCGACAGCTACTCCGTCACCGCACCTCACGGCGGACGGGTCATCGAGTGGCTCGTGGAGGACGGCGACCCCGTCTCCCCCGGTCAGCCGCTGCTGCGTCTGCACCCCACCGAAGCCTGA
- a CDS encoding PucR family transcriptional regulator, which translates to MATKGSRMSAATRRRVERSAGALSTGAIKRMEANLDWYRALSAEDRSWVGLVAQAGIAAFIAWCRDPSAQPHITADVFGTAPRELTRSISLGQTLDLVRAVVDVVEDDVADLAAPGEEQALREAVLRYSREIAFAAAQVYAEAAEARGAWDARLESLVVDAVLRGEADDSMQSRAAALGWGSVSHVAVVAGATPSGDTAGVVDGLRRAARRLGVECLAAVQGRRLVAILGGVEDPLAVARALGGHFADGPIVVGPSVPHLFAAGRSARAALSGLGAARAWPEAPRPVLADDLLPERVLAGDAPARRMLVDQVYRPLAASGAALFETAAVYLEGGGGLEATARVLFVHPNTVRYRLGRIATVTGYDLAQPREAHVVRMALAVGRLAEPAQRPWRRGVPGQEPVMPPSPDSNPTGTELEAL; encoded by the coding sequence ATGGCCACCAAGGGCAGTCGGATGAGCGCCGCGACCCGGCGTCGCGTGGAGCGCAGCGCAGGGGCACTGTCCACCGGCGCGATCAAGCGGATGGAGGCCAACCTCGACTGGTACCGCGCGCTGTCCGCCGAGGACCGCTCGTGGGTGGGGCTGGTCGCCCAGGCCGGTATCGCCGCGTTCATCGCCTGGTGCCGGGACCCCTCGGCCCAGCCGCACATCACCGCCGACGTGTTCGGCACCGCCCCGCGGGAGCTGACCCGCTCGATCAGCCTGGGGCAGACCCTGGACCTCGTCCGCGCCGTGGTCGACGTCGTCGAGGACGACGTGGCCGACCTGGCCGCCCCGGGCGAGGAGCAGGCCCTGCGCGAGGCGGTACTGCGCTACTCCCGCGAGATCGCGTTCGCCGCGGCCCAGGTCTACGCCGAGGCGGCGGAGGCGCGCGGTGCGTGGGACGCCCGGCTGGAGTCGCTCGTGGTCGACGCCGTCCTGCGTGGCGAGGCGGACGACTCGATGCAGTCCCGGGCCGCGGCCCTGGGCTGGGGCTCGGTCAGCCATGTGGCGGTCGTGGCCGGGGCGACCCCCTCCGGTGACACCGCAGGGGTGGTCGACGGGTTGCGCCGGGCCGCGCGGCGCCTCGGCGTGGAGTGCCTCGCCGCAGTGCAGGGCCGGCGCCTCGTGGCGATCCTCGGCGGGGTGGAGGACCCGCTGGCGGTGGCCCGCGCGCTCGGCGGTCACTTCGCGGACGGACCGATCGTGGTCGGGCCATCGGTGCCGCACCTGTTCGCCGCCGGACGCTCGGCCCGCGCGGCGCTGTCCGGCCTGGGGGCGGCGCGCGCCTGGCCGGAGGCACCGCGCCCGGTGCTCGCCGACGACCTGCTGCCCGAGCGGGTGCTGGCCGGCGACGCCCCCGCACGCCGGATGCTGGTGGACCAGGTCTACCGGCCGCTGGCCGCCAGCGGCGCTGCGCTGTTCGAGACCGCCGCGGTCTACCTCGAGGGCGGGGGCGGGCTCGAGGCCACGGCGCGGGTGCTGTTCGTGCACCCCAACACCGTCCGCTACCGGCTGGGCCGGATCGCCACCGTCACGGGCTACGACCTGGCCCAGCCCCGAGAGGCCCACGTGGTGCGCATGGCGCTGGCGGTGGGCCGACTGGCCGAGCCGGCCCAGCGTCCCTGGCGCCGCGGCGTGCCAGGTCAGGAGCCGGTCATGCCCCCGTCACCGGACAGCAACCCCACCGGCACAGAGCTCGAAGCATTGTAG
- a CDS encoding nuclear transport factor 2 family protein, protein MLDEATLLAELHRHWGFAGTDQDITHEIYHDDAVLEFPQSGERFEGVENFKVWREQLPYGVQFHIRRIVHRDDLVVVENLISYDGAPWQFVVNIMEFRGDRVARERIYIMDGWEPASWRSPWRAQTPADAPFPAP, encoded by the coding sequence ATGCTGGACGAGGCCACCCTGCTGGCAGAGCTGCACAGGCACTGGGGGTTCGCCGGCACGGACCAGGACATCACCCACGAGATCTACCACGACGACGCCGTGCTCGAGTTCCCCCAGTCGGGGGAGCGGTTCGAGGGGGTGGAGAACTTCAAGGTGTGGCGCGAGCAGTTGCCGTACGGGGTGCAGTTCCACATCCGCAGGATCGTCCACCGCGACGACCTCGTGGTCGTGGAGAACCTCATCAGCTACGACGGCGCGCCGTGGCAGTTCGTCGTCAACATCATGGAGTTCCGTGGCGACAGGGTCGCCCGCGAGCGGATCTACATCATGGACGGCTGGGAGCCGGCCTCGTGGCGCAGCCCCTGGCGTGCGCAGACGCCGGCCGATGCACCCTTCCCCGCGCCGTGA
- the aceE gene encoding pyruvate dehydrogenase (acetyl-transferring), homodimeric type → MVAREEAGPILNGIPSQLPDIDPEETQEWLESLDGVIDESGRTRARYVMLKLLERARERQIGVPSLTATDYINTIAPEAEPWFPGDEEVERRYRAFLRWNAAVMVHRAQRPDIGVGGHISTYASAATLYEVGFNHFFRGKDHEGGGDQVFIQGHGSPGIYARAFLEGRLSEEQLDGFRQEHSHLVDGKPVALPSYPHPRLMPDFWEFPTVSMGLGPMNAIYQAQFNKYLHNRGIKDTSQQHVWAFLGDGEMDEPESRGLLQVAAGEELDNLTFVINCNLQRLDGPVRGNGKIIQELEAFFRGAGWNVIKVVWGREWDPLLAADRDGALVHLMNTTPDGDYQTYRANDGAFIREHFFGRDPRTRAMVDGMTDQDIWNLKRGGHDYRKVYAAYKAAMEHNGQPTVILAKTIKGYGLGTHFAGRNATHQMKKLTLDDLKGLRDSLRIPISDEQLEANPYLPPYYHPGEDDPTIQYLRERRQKLGGGIPTRRVQPKALKLPEHTAYEAVKKGSGKQQIATTMAFVRLLKELMRDKEFGRRVVPIIPDEARTFGMDSFFPTAKIYNPHGQNYTSVDADLMLAYKESPQGQILHVGINEGGSVAAFTAAGSAYATHGEPMVPVYVFYSMFGFQRTADSIWAAADQMARGFLIGATAGRTTLTGEGLQHADGHSPLIASTNPAVVSYDPAYAYEIATIVEDGLRRMYGDTPEDVIYYVTVYNEPYVQPAEPEDVDTEGILKGMYLLKPGNAEGAEQGPRAQLLASGVGVPWALEAQELLRNDWGVVADVWSVTSWSELRRDGMAADEQSFLHPEAEQRVPYVTQRLQDAPGPVIAVSDYMRAVQDQIAQWVPGDFASLGADGFGFSDTRPAARRYFHIDGPSLAVRTLQMLARRGEVDASVAREAAERYRLLDITAGTSGNAGGDA, encoded by the coding sequence GTGGTGGCACGCGAGGAAGCCGGACCGATCCTGAACGGCATCCCCAGTCAGCTCCCGGACATCGACCCCGAGGAGACGCAGGAGTGGCTCGAGTCGCTGGACGGGGTGATCGACGAGAGCGGGCGGACCCGTGCGCGCTACGTCATGCTCAAGCTCCTCGAGCGGGCGCGTGAGCGCCAGATCGGTGTCCCGTCGCTGACGGCGACCGACTACATCAACACGATCGCCCCCGAGGCCGAGCCGTGGTTCCCCGGTGACGAGGAGGTGGAGCGCCGCTACCGCGCGTTCCTGCGCTGGAACGCGGCGGTCATGGTGCACCGCGCGCAGCGCCCCGACATCGGCGTCGGCGGCCACATCTCGACCTACGCCTCGGCCGCGACGCTCTACGAGGTGGGCTTCAACCACTTCTTCCGCGGCAAGGACCACGAGGGTGGCGGCGACCAGGTCTTCATCCAGGGCCACGGCTCCCCCGGCATCTACGCCCGCGCCTTCCTCGAGGGCCGGCTCTCCGAGGAGCAGCTCGACGGCTTCCGCCAGGAGCACTCCCACCTCGTCGACGGCAAGCCGGTGGCGCTGCCGTCCTACCCGCACCCGCGCCTCATGCCGGACTTCTGGGAGTTCCCCACGGTGTCCATGGGCCTGGGCCCGATGAACGCGATCTACCAGGCGCAGTTCAACAAGTACCTGCACAACCGCGGCATCAAGGACACCAGCCAGCAGCACGTCTGGGCGTTCCTCGGCGACGGCGAGATGGACGAGCCCGAGTCGCGCGGCCTGCTCCAGGTCGCGGCCGGCGAGGAGCTGGACAACCTCACCTTCGTCATCAACTGCAACCTGCAGCGCCTCGACGGCCCGGTCCGCGGCAACGGCAAGATCATCCAGGAGCTCGAGGCGTTCTTCCGCGGCGCCGGCTGGAACGTCATCAAGGTCGTCTGGGGCCGCGAGTGGGACCCGCTGCTGGCGGCCGACCGCGACGGCGCCCTCGTGCACCTGATGAACACCACCCCCGACGGTGACTACCAGACCTACCGGGCCAACGACGGGGCGTTCATCCGCGAGCACTTCTTCGGCCGCGACCCGCGCACCCGCGCGATGGTCGACGGGATGACCGACCAGGACATCTGGAACCTCAAGCGCGGCGGCCACGACTACCGCAAGGTCTACGCGGCCTACAAGGCGGCCATGGAGCACAACGGCCAGCCGACGGTCATCCTGGCCAAGACCATCAAGGGCTACGGCCTGGGCACGCACTTCGCGGGCCGCAACGCCACGCACCAGATGAAGAAGCTGACCCTCGACGACCTCAAGGGCCTGCGCGACAGCCTGCGCATCCCGATCAGCGACGAGCAGCTCGAGGCCAACCCCTACCTCCCGCCGTACTACCACCCCGGCGAGGACGACCCGACGATCCAGTACCTGCGCGAGCGCCGCCAGAAGCTCGGCGGTGGCATCCCCACCCGCCGGGTGCAGCCCAAGGCGCTCAAGCTGCCGGAGCACACCGCCTACGAGGCGGTGAAGAAGGGCTCGGGCAAGCAGCAGATCGCCACGACGATGGCGTTCGTCCGCCTGCTCAAGGAGCTCATGCGCGACAAGGAGTTCGGCCGCCGCGTGGTGCCGATCATCCCCGACGAGGCGCGCACCTTCGGCATGGACTCGTTCTTCCCGACGGCCAAGATCTACAACCCGCACGGGCAGAACTACACCTCGGTCGACGCCGACCTGATGCTGGCCTACAAGGAGTCCCCGCAGGGCCAGATCCTGCACGTGGGCATCAACGAGGGCGGCTCGGTGGCGGCGTTCACCGCGGCGGGGTCGGCCTACGCCACCCACGGCGAGCCGATGGTCCCGGTCTACGTCTTCTACTCGATGTTCGGCTTCCAGCGGACCGCCGACTCGATCTGGGCGGCGGCCGACCAGATGGCCCGCGGCTTCCTCATCGGCGCCACCGCCGGCCGCACCACCCTCACCGGTGAGGGCCTGCAGCACGCTGACGGGCACAGCCCGCTGATCGCCTCGACCAACCCGGCGGTCGTCTCCTACGACCCGGCCTACGCCTACGAGATCGCCACGATCGTCGAGGACGGCCTGCGGCGCATGTACGGCGACACCCCCGAGGACGTCATCTACTACGTCACGGTCTACAACGAGCCCTACGTGCAGCCGGCCGAGCCGGAGGACGTCGACACCGAGGGCATCCTCAAGGGCATGTACCTCCTCAAGCCCGGCAACGCCGAGGGCGCCGAGCAGGGTCCGCGGGCCCAGCTGCTCGCCTCCGGCGTGGGTGTGCCGTGGGCCCTGGAGGCCCAGGAGCTGCTGCGCAACGACTGGGGCGTCGTGGCCGACGTCTGGTCGGTGACCTCGTGGAGCGAGCTGCGTCGCGACGGCATGGCCGCCGACGAGCAGTCGTTCCTGCACCCCGAGGCCGAGCAGCGCGTGCCCTACGTGACGCAGCGCCTGCAGGACGCGCCCGGCCCGGTCATCGCCGTGTCCGACTACATGCGCGCCGTGCAGGACCAGATCGCGCAGTGGGTGCCGGGTGACTTCGCCTCCCTCGGCGCCGACGGGTTCGGCTTCTCCGACACCCGCCCGGCGGCGCGGCGCTACTTCCACATCGACGGGCCGTCCCTCGCGGTGCGGACCCTGCAGATGCTGGCCCGGCGCGGCGAGGTCGACGCCTCCGTGGCGCGGGAGGCGGCCGAGCGCTACCGCCTTCTCGACATCACGGCCGGCACCTCCGGCAACGCCGGCGGAGACGCCTGA
- the fdhD gene encoding formate dehydrogenase accessory sulfurtransferase FdhD, which yields MGRVTRRTPAHRIDLGDPEGPRVVARPDTVAVEEPLEVRVGGTSLAVTMRTPGDDFDLAIGFLLTEGLIDAASDVRHLMHCLDEGEDGRPTYNVVDVTLAEGVQPPPASAARDFYTTSSCGICGKASIDAITTRSRYAVAQDPLRLSPDVVAGLPAALRAQQKVFDRTGGLHAAGLFTGEGELLAVREDVGRHNAVDKVLGWAAREGLLPLAGHVLAVSGRASFELTQKALMAGVPVLAAVSAPSSLAVELATETGMTLVGFVRDPRMTVYAGAERLGLTAG from the coding sequence ATGGGACGTGTCACCCGCCGCACCCCGGCCCACCGCATCGACCTCGGCGACCCGGAGGGGCCGCGCGTGGTCGCCCGCCCCGACACGGTCGCGGTCGAGGAGCCGCTGGAGGTCCGGGTCGGCGGCACCTCGCTGGCGGTGACGATGCGCACGCCCGGCGACGACTTCGACCTCGCGATCGGCTTCCTGCTCACCGAAGGGCTCATCGACGCGGCCTCCGACGTGCGCCACCTCATGCACTGCCTCGACGAGGGCGAGGACGGGCGCCCGACCTACAACGTGGTCGACGTGACCCTGGCCGAGGGCGTGCAGCCGCCGCCGGCCAGCGCGGCCCGTGACTTCTACACGACCAGCTCCTGCGGCATCTGCGGCAAGGCCAGCATCGACGCGATCACCACCAGGAGCCGGTATGCCGTGGCGCAGGACCCGCTGCGCCTCTCCCCCGACGTCGTGGCCGGCCTGCCCGCCGCGCTGCGCGCGCAGCAGAAGGTGTTCGACCGCACCGGCGGGCTGCACGCAGCGGGGCTGTTCACCGGGGAGGGCGAGCTGCTCGCGGTGCGCGAGGACGTGGGCCGGCACAACGCCGTCGACAAGGTGCTCGGGTGGGCCGCGCGCGAGGGGCTGTTGCCACTGGCCGGGCACGTGCTGGCCGTCAGCGGCCGGGCCAGCTTCGAGCTGACCCAGAAGGCGCTCATGGCCGGGGTGCCGGTCCTGGCGGCCGTCTCGGCGCCCTCGAGCCTGGCCGTCGAGCTGGCCACCGAGACCGGGATGACGCTGGTCGGCTTCGTGCGCGACCCCCGGATGACGGTCTACGCCGGGGCGGAGCGGCTGGGCCTTACTGCCGGGTAG
- a CDS encoding OFA family MFS transporter, with protein sequence MSVLDRERSVARPGFSRWLIPPAALAVHLSIGQVYAFSVFKTSLVAHFGTGQTPVAAIFSIAIVMLGLSAAFGGTWVERHGPRAAMVVAALCWSAGFLVGSLGIATSQLWLLYLGYGVIGGIGLGIGYISPVSTLIKWFPDRPGLATGMAIMGFGGGALIASPLSNALLGHFDAGFDPTAKDAVADGHALAMTFLVLGVAYLVLMLFGAALVRVPPGSGHADAGAVHVPGHRGAQVRAAQAIRTPQFWLVWVVLFCNVTAGIGILEQAAPMIQDFFRSGGTSSVTAAAAGGFVGLLSLANMAGRFVWSSTSDWTGRRRIYVVYLGVGIVMYLLLATLGTSSTALFVGLAAVIISFYGGGFATVPAYLKDLFGTLEVGAVHGRLLTAWSAAGVAGPVIVNGILDASGKPGTLSAGAYRPALFVMVGVLAVGFVANLLVRDVDRRHFDESVAGEAGTLEEVSA encoded by the coding sequence ATGTCGGTGCTCGATCGGGAGCGCAGCGTCGCGCGCCCAGGCTTCAGCCGCTGGCTCATCCCGCCGGCGGCGCTCGCGGTCCACCTGTCCATCGGTCAGGTCTACGCGTTCAGCGTCTTCAAGACTTCGCTGGTGGCGCACTTCGGCACCGGGCAGACACCGGTGGCGGCGATCTTCTCCATCGCCATCGTCATGCTCGGGCTGTCGGCGGCCTTCGGCGGGACGTGGGTGGAACGGCACGGGCCGCGGGCGGCCATGGTCGTGGCAGCGCTGTGCTGGAGCGCCGGGTTCCTCGTCGGGTCCCTCGGCATCGCCACCAGCCAGCTGTGGCTGCTCTACCTCGGCTACGGCGTCATCGGCGGGATCGGGCTGGGCATCGGCTACATCTCGCCCGTCTCGACCCTGATCAAGTGGTTCCCCGACCGGCCGGGTCTGGCCACCGGCATGGCGATCATGGGCTTCGGCGGCGGCGCGCTGATCGCCTCGCCGCTGTCCAACGCGCTGCTCGGGCACTTCGACGCGGGCTTCGACCCGACCGCCAAGGACGCGGTGGCCGACGGGCACGCCCTCGCCATGACGTTCCTCGTCCTCGGGGTGGCCTACCTGGTGCTCATGCTCTTCGGCGCCGCGCTGGTGAGGGTGCCACCGGGCAGCGGCCACGCCGACGCGGGCGCGGTGCACGTGCCCGGCCACCGCGGTGCCCAGGTGCGGGCGGCGCAGGCGATCCGGACGCCGCAGTTCTGGCTGGTGTGGGTGGTGCTGTTCTGCAACGTCACCGCCGGCATCGGCATCCTCGAGCAGGCCGCCCCGATGATCCAGGACTTCTTCCGCTCCGGCGGCACCTCCTCGGTGACCGCGGCCGCCGCCGGCGGGTTCGTCGGGCTGCTCAGCCTGGCCAACATGGCGGGGCGGTTCGTGTGGTCCTCCACCTCCGACTGGACCGGGCGCCGGCGGATCTACGTGGTCTACCTCGGTGTCGGCATCGTGATGTACCTCCTGCTGGCCACGCTCGGCACCTCCTCGACGGCGCTGTTCGTCGGCCTGGCGGCGGTCATCATCTCCTTCTACGGCGGCGGTTTCGCCACCGTGCCGGCCTACCTCAAGGACCTGTTCGGCACCCTCGAGGTGGGTGCGGTGCACGGCCGGCTGCTCACCGCCTGGTCGGCCGCGGGCGTCGCCGGACCGGTCATCGTCAACGGCATCCTCGACGCGTCGGGCAAGCCGGGCACCCTGAGCGCCGGCGCCTACCGCCCGGCCCTGTTCGTCATGGTGGGCGTGCTGGCCGTCGGCTTCGTGGCCAACCTGCTGGTCCGCGACGTGGACCGGCGCCACTTCGACGAGTCCGTGGCCGGCGAGGCCGGCACCCTGGAGGAGGTCAGCGCATGA
- a CDS encoding MFS transporter small subunit, with the protein MSIDSQAHRATHEPDPGTPVAAVVGAWLVVATPLAYGLWQTLVKAAKLFTG; encoded by the coding sequence ATGAGCATCGACTCACAGGCCCACCGGGCCACCCACGAGCCGGACCCGGGCACCCCGGTCGCCGCCGTCGTCGGCGCCTGGCTGGTCGTGGCCACCCCGCTGGCCTACGGGCTGTGGCAGACCCTGGTCAAGGCCGCCAAGCTCTTCACCGGCTGA